ATCACGGTATTCAAAGGATTGAAGAATCATATCGCTAATGCGATCAACAAGCTCCTCACTTGGTACTGGAACTTGGATTTCATACAAATGCTCTGGTTCAATATGCTGTATTACTGCACCATAGTTACTTGTGGTTAACAAGCAGTGCCCAATACTTGACCTAAGAAATGTATATATGTAACCAGCGCCCACTTCTTTTGAGGCATTCATTCTAATTAGATCATGACTAAATACTGCGCCGTCAAGAGTATTGCCAACCATAGAAACCTCACCAACCGTACCAGAGCAAGTTAATAAAATTTGATTCTTCTTTACACGCAAAGGATCAAATTCATTTGGCTTAAACCCCGAGAGGAATCTTGCAGGCGTGGGACTTAAATCATTCAGCTGAGATGGCTGATAAAAAGGTATGCCTGGCTTATCAACATAAGGCCTCTTAAAACGAGGGCGATGATAAGCTTCCGTCAAACCTCCAACTCCTGCGAGGGGCACCTTTCTCCAGGGGCAGCCAGAAATTACTTCGCGAGCCTGTCTTGCTTCAATATTGAAGACACTTGCATCCAAGCGCCCTCCGGCCATTTGGACCTCAGCAAGAGTTACGGAGGTGTATCGAAATAATCCAGATGTTGCATTTACCATTGCAATCCTTCAGCAGACTTCCATTCAGCAAAAACGGCTGGTACGTATCGAGTCTGGTCATCAACAACCTTCTCTTTTCGTTTTTCTAACTTCAATACACCGTCATCTTGAGGAACATACTCCTCAATATCAACGAGAATCTCATTCCCATGATCATCTCTCTTATAGACAGTATTGCCGCGCTTATCATGGCCAACCTTATCAATAATAGCCATGAATACATTGGTTCCTTGAGTAAGCCCTATCTTGACCTCACTACTTTTCTCAGTAATGGTTTTTTTCTGCAGAATTAAAATGGAAGTTTGAACCCCTGTATGTGGTTGGAATGCATCTTGATGTAAATCAACGCTTGCAACTACTCGAGTTTCAGATAAGAGCCACTGGCGAATAAAGCCGAGGCCCGGCGACCCCAAGATACTATCAGGCAGAACAATAGCCATCCTCCCGCCAGGGGTTAGAAATTGAATGCATCGCTCAATAAAGAGTTGCTCAGGAGGCACCCCTCCTTGCAGGCGATCAGTTTTAACCCACTTTCCACCCTTACTTTTTGGCTTTTCCCAAATGTAACCCAAGTCATACTGCTCCAAGATATGGCTATCCTTAATCAAGATTTTGCTGCCAAAAGGTGGGTTGGTAACTATTACATCGAACTGAGCGAGATCTTTCGCGCTTCTTACATCAGACTCTTTTAAATGTTTAGCAGAATCAACCTGACCTAAATTTAAACCATGAGCCAAGGCAGCCCTAAATTCAGCAGACCACATGTAAGGCGGAAGCAATGAATCAGCGGACAGCATATTTCCACTTCCATCGTTATTCATCACCATATTCATTTTTGCCGCCTTGGCGAGCTCTGGGGTGATATCAATACCAAAAAAGGAGCTGCTAACTATTTCCGAGACTCTGGAGTCATATTGACGCAGCTCCTCTTGATTCCAGTTTTCTCTTGAATTTCCGCAATGGGCAACAAATGCATTTTCCATCGTCCTCAAAACTCGCAATAACGCGGTAACAATGAAACCTCCAGTACCACACGCTGGATCAAGAGTTCTCTCATTTACCTGAGGATTTACCATATCCACAGCCATATGCATAATATTTCGCGGCGTGAAGAATTGGCCCCTATCCCCTTTTAAATTGCTACCAACAATTTCCTCATAAGCCTTTCCCTTGATATCAATATCCGTAGAGAGTAATGAATAGTTCTGAAGCTCTGCAACAACCCTAACTAAACTTCGTGGATTTAGCTCAATTGCCTCTGAAGCATTAAAAATTTGAGGAAATTTAGCCTTCACCTTACCAAAAATTGATTCAATTCTTTTCTTACATGCAATTTGCCCATCTGGATCATTTAATTCATTCGGTTTTACGTAAAACTCGAGATCATTCAGAATATTTTTTTCGTCAGATATTTTGCTAAATATTATTTTCAACAACTCAAAAAATGCTTTTTCTTTTTGAAAGCCATCAATTGCATGTATTTGGTTATGGCAGGTTTTAAAGGCATAAAGTAAAACATCGCCAACTGCTTTATCTAACTCGCTTCTCTTTCTGAAATTTGTTTTTAATCCAGTGGCAGAGGGGATATCTACTTCCTCAATAAATCCCAGACTACCGTCTGGCTTAGTGACCTTTCGCCACACCTCTCTATGTCTTCCATTGGTCCATAACCCCCACTCACAATTTAAGCAGGCGGCCATGTAACTTTGAAGCTGGCCAACACCCTCTTTTTTATCTTTTGGGCTTATAGATTCTTTTTTGCATTCAACGGCAATCTCAACATTTTCTTGAATTTGTGAAATGCCATCCTTAAAGATGCTAATGTCTATTCGTGGCTTTGCAGAGCCTAGCTTAATTCCATATTCAACTTTTATTCTTGACTTTGGATAGTGCAAGGAATTTACAAGTCTCTTGCTAATATTTTGACGAACACGTTCTTCAGGCGTGTCAGGACGAAATTTACCATCAATAAAATCTACGATTTTGTTGTCTGGAACAACGATATCGATTTCAGACATAATCTTTTATTCTTTCTAAACTGGAACAATTAAGCACGTGAAATGGAAAACTATACAGGAGGTAGGCCAATCAACTCTTACAAACCTACCCAAGGCTGATTCAGTCTCCTAATCAAATTTTATAGCGACTTTATTAAACTCCATCCTCATCGTCACTCTCAATATCATCACCATCAACCATTAACTGGTCTAGGTATTGCGTGCGCACATCTCGTAGAGACTGTTTAGTGAGGGGGTTCAATAACCAAAAGCCCCATCCGTTAATTGCCCTCTTTCTGAGAAATTTACCTGCACCAGATGGTGTATCAGAAATGTTGTCACCAATGCCAATCGAGCCATCCTGAAGAATCACCGCAGTTTCGTCTATAGATTTTGAATCGCTGGGATAAAGAACTTGACCTGGATGCAAAAGATCAGCGGCAATCAAGTCCTGAATGGTCACTCTAATCGTACTTACTTCCTTTTTAGTTCTCGCGCTTGATTGGTGCCCAGGCGGGACTGGCCATATCGCCAGGATGTCATCAATCAAGCCTTCTGTTCGGGCATCAATCTTCCCCTCATCCCAAACTAAACCAGCATCATCAGTAACAGATCTATTTAGAAATAAAACATCACGCTTTAGCAGACTGGGCCTTTTACCCTCTTCGCCACCCCATGAGCCATTAGATACAGAGCTATTTAACTTGCTACTAAGTAAAGTTAAGTTCCCCAGCTTATGAATACGATCATTGCGATTTTGCTCCGTATATCCATCCGTTAATGGCCAATGCCTCTCCCAGCTCTGAGGCATAAGATGTTCAATTGCATAAGTACCGCGTCGGACTCGCACACCTGACATGGAAACTTGATCTCCAATCCAGCCGCGACGGTAATCTTCGATTGCCTCCAGCACCATCCTTAACCTACCGCGCCCAATCTTTCTGTAAATCATTAAATTAGAAAGCTCGCTCTTAACTTCCTTGTCATCCGGCCAATAGGAGCTATCACTCGTTTGATTTGAGAGGAATGCTCTTAAGGCACTACTCAGTTGTCCTGTTGGAGTTTTCTGAATGACCTTGATCATCTCAGTCATAATTTTGTTATAGGCTTTAGTTGTGCCCCTTACCAACATCCGCCTAATAAGCCATGACTCAATAATCTCTAAAGATGCATTGATGTCATTAAGGTCTATTTGATCTTGGTCTCTATCAAATATTGCCAAGAGCACTGGCTTTACAACCTCCATCTCCATTGCTTTAGTTCGATATAGGAATAGGCCAATACGGTCTATAGCGCCCTCAAGCACATCACCCCTATCAATAAAATCTTTGTACTTAATTGATGCCCCATGAATTCTTGCCAATAGTTCGGGCATTGTCATAGGCGCAATATCGTAATCTGCAAAAGATTTAAATCTTGAAAACACCTCCCTAGATACAATTTCCTCGGTGGTTTGGCAGATTAGCCAATGGTTCAAAAAGATGGATGATCTTGGTGCTTTGACGCGACCAACGCTAATCTCCTGCTCCCAAAATCCTGTTTCAAACTGTTTCCAGTGATTGGAGTAAGAGCTTTCAATATCCGCACCCTGCTCTAATAGCCTTTGAAAAACAAAATTCTTAATAAGGTCTGCGGCAGTTAACTGAGAGCCTCTGGCGTTAAGGGTCTCAAAGATCTCTTGGGCGTTTTCACTAGCATTTAAGTCGATCACCACGATCTGAAGTAATTCTCGCGTTGTACGCTCAATAGCCTTTACACGTGCCGGAATCTCATCAGCCCCACCCTCATTTAGCCACCGCTTAAATTGCTCGGAAAAGAATTGATGAGCAAGCACTAGCTTTGAGCCTTTATTCTTGAGGCTCTGGTAAGTAGCTGGCATATCCATAGCCATTACTTCATTAAAGGCTTGACGATCTTTATTAGTTGGCCAAACCTTAAATTGATCCTCATGATGATCGCAATATTCTTTGGGATTCCTAATAAGCAGCTCTAGTCTTTTTGATGCATCAGACTCACCGACTAAATTAATTTCAGCGT
Above is a genomic segment from Polynucleobacter wuianus containing:
- a CDS encoding GmrSD restriction endonuclease domain-containing protein; protein product: MDTLVKTPQQIFMQPQRLLVPLFQRPYVWNQESQWMPLWQDLERIANRLLASSDQQQPHFLGAVVFQQIQNPPGNLQQRTVIDGQQRLTTLQILLDSLHAEINLVGESDASKRLELLIRNPKEYCDHHEDQFKVWPTNKDRQAFNEVMAMDMPATYQSLKNKGSKLVLAHQFFSEQFKRWLNEGGADEIPARVKAIERTTRELLQIVVIDLNASENAQEIFETLNARGSQLTAADLIKNFVFQRLLEQGADIESSYSNHWKQFETGFWEQEISVGRVKAPRSSIFLNHWLICQTTEEIVSREVFSRFKSFADYDIAPMTMPELLARIHGASIKYKDFIDRGDVLEGAIDRIGLFLYRTKAMEMEVVKPVLLAIFDRDQDQIDLNDINASLEIIESWLIRRMLVRGTTKAYNKIMTEMIKVIQKTPTGQLSSALRAFLSNQTSDSSYWPDDKEVKSELSNLMIYRKIGRGRLRMVLEAIEDYRRGWIGDQVSMSGVRVRRGTYAIEHLMPQSWERHWPLTDGYTEQNRNDRIHKLGNLTLLSSKLNSSVSNGSWGGEEGKRPSLLKRDVLFLNRSVTDDAGLVWDEGKIDARTEGLIDDILAIWPVPPGHQSSARTKKEVSTIRVTIQDLIAADLLHPGQVLYPSDSKSIDETAVILQDGSIGIGDNISDTPSGAGKFLRKRAINGWGFWLLNPLTKQSLRDVRTQYLDQLMVDGDDIESDDEDGV
- a CDS encoding N-6 DNA methylase, with protein sequence MSEIDIVVPDNKIVDFIDGKFRPDTPEERVRQNISKRLVNSLHYPKSRIKVEYGIKLGSAKPRIDISIFKDGISQIQENVEIAVECKKESISPKDKKEGVGQLQSYMAACLNCEWGLWTNGRHREVWRKVTKPDGSLGFIEEVDIPSATGLKTNFRKRSELDKAVGDVLLYAFKTCHNQIHAIDGFQKEKAFFELLKIIFSKISDEKNILNDLEFYVKPNELNDPDGQIACKKRIESIFGKVKAKFPQIFNASEAIELNPRSLVRVVAELQNYSLLSTDIDIKGKAYEEIVGSNLKGDRGQFFTPRNIMHMAVDMVNPQVNERTLDPACGTGGFIVTALLRVLRTMENAFVAHCGNSRENWNQEELRQYDSRVSEIVSSSFFGIDITPELAKAAKMNMVMNNDGSGNMLSADSLLPPYMWSAEFRAALAHGLNLGQVDSAKHLKESDVRSAKDLAQFDVIVTNPPFGSKILIKDSHILEQYDLGYIWEKPKSKGGKWVKTDRLQGGVPPEQLFIERCIQFLTPGGRMAIVLPDSILGSPGLGFIRQWLLSETRVVASVDLHQDAFQPHTGVQTSILILQKKTITEKSSEVKIGLTQGTNVFMAIIDKVGHDKRGNTVYKRDDHGNEILVDIEEYVPQDDGVLKLEKRKEKVVDDQTRYVPAVFAEWKSAEGLQW